In a genomic window of Nyctibius grandis isolate bNycGra1 chromosome 4, bNycGra1.pri, whole genome shotgun sequence:
- the LOC137661968 gene encoding olfactory receptor-like protein COR1, which produces MAESNCTQVTEFTLTGFTDNPVTQVTLFLMFLLIYLVTVLGNLGMILLIKVSPQLHSPMYYFLGNLAFVDLCSSTVITPKMLVDFISKKGIAYAGCMAQVFIYDLFGMTEGFLLATMAYDRYMAVCHPLLYPLVMSPKCCFQLVTGSYLIGLTNGIGQTIGMSTLSFCSSSVIDLFFCDISPLISLSTSDTTLSHVILRTSACLFGVSSSLVILVSYVAIISAILSISSAEGKRKAFSTCTSHLITLSLFYGTVFFVYLKPSSDSSREDKWAAVLYTVVTPMLNPLIYSLRNKEVKEALRRLTKIK; this is translated from the coding sequence ATGGCAGAAAGCAATTGCACCCAAGTGACTGAGTTCACCTTAACAGGGTTCACGGACAACCCAGTGACTCAGGTCACCCTATTTCTGATGTTTCTGCTGATCTATCTTGTCACCGTCCTGGGGAACCTTGGGATGATCCTGTTAATCAAAGTCAGCCCTCAGCTCCACTCCCCCATGTATTATTTCTTGGGTAACCTGGCTTTTGTAGACCTCTGTTCTTCCACCGTCATCACCCCCAAGATGCTGGTTGACTTTATCTCAAAGAAGGGCATTGCTTATGCTGGGTGCATGGCTCAGGTGTTCATTTATGATCTTTTTGGGATGACCGAAGGCTTCCTCTTGGCTACGATGGCGTATGACCGTTACATGGCCGTTTGCCATCCCCTGCTGTATCCCCTTGTCATGTCCCCAAAATGCTGTTTCCAGCTGGTGACTGGGTCGTATCTCATAGGGTTGACAAATGGCATAGGTCAGACTATTGGCATGTCCACTTTATCCTTCTGTAGCTCCAGTGTCATCGACCTGTTCTTCTGTGACATTTCCCCTCTGATATCACTCTCAACCTCTGATACCACCCTCAGCCACGTTATCCTAAGAACTTCAGCATGTTTATTTGGTGTGTCCAGCAGCTTGGTTATCCTGGTCTCCTACGTGGCCATCATCTCTGCCATCCTGAGCATCAGTTCAGCCGAGGGCAAGCGCAAAGCCTTCTCCACCTGCACCTCCCACCTCATCACTCTGAGCCTCTTCTATGGGACAGTGTTTTTTGTGTACTTAAAGCCCAGCTCAGACAGCTCAAGAGAAGACAAATGGGCTGCGGTGCTCTACACCGTGGTAACTCCCATGCTGAACCCCTTGATCTACAGCCTGAGGAACAAGGAGGTGAAGGAGGCTTTGAGGAGactcacaaaaataaaatga